From a region of the Babylonia areolata isolate BAREFJ2019XMU chromosome 21, ASM4173473v1, whole genome shotgun sequence genome:
- the LOC143295880 gene encoding acylphosphatase-2-like: protein MGVCCPSTMAAAKLMTVDFEVFGKVQGVFFRKYTQNQAKMLGLSGWVMNTKDKTVVGTIQGPAEKVSTMKTWLEKKGSPKSRIDKCTFKEVVKAQTFHSFDIRK, encoded by the exons ATGGGAGTTTGTTGTCCGTCCACCATGGCAGCTGCGAAACTGATGACAGTTGATTTCGAAGTGTTCGGCAAAGTGCAAG GTGTCTTCTTTCGAAAG TACACCCAGAACCAAGCAAAGATGCTTGGCCTTAGTGGCTGGGTCATGAACACCAAGGACAAGACAGTTGTGGGGACCATACAGGGGCCGGCCGAAAAAGTCTCCACAAT GAAGACGTGGctggaaaagaaaggaagccCCAAGTCACGCATTGACAAGTGCACTTTCAAAGAAGTGGTTAAAGCCCAAACATTCCATTCTTTTGACATCAGAAAATAa